From a single Flavobacterium sp. genomic region:
- a CDS encoding CBS domain-containing protein, with amino-acid sequence MKKSVPVSSIMTKNVVKLNLSDDLTKAEILFKKHHIRHIPVVNGNVIIGMLSYTDLLRISFADAIEDEDDVDTTVYNMFTVEQVMAKKLVSISPETTIKEAAQILASKEFHALPVCEGDLLVGIITTTDLIKYLIDQY; translated from the coding sequence ATGAAAAAGTCAGTTCCGGTGTCATCAATTATGACAAAAAATGTAGTTAAATTAAACCTTTCTGATGATTTAACTAAAGCTGAAATATTATTTAAAAAACATCATATTAGACACATTCCTGTAGTAAATGGCAATGTAATTATTGGAATGTTAAGTTATACTGATTTACTTCGGATTTCTTTTGCAGATGCAATTGAGGATGAGGATGATGTAGATACAACAGTTTATAATATGTTTACGGTTGAGCAAGTAATGGCCAAAAAATTAGTTTCTATTTCTCCTGAAACTACAATTAAAGAAGCGGCTCAAATTTTAGCGTCAAAAGAGTTTCATGCATTGCCTGTCTGTGAAGGAGATTTGCTGGTCGGAATTATAACCACAACCGATTTAATAAAGTATTTGATTGATCAGTATTAA
- a CDS encoding zinc-dependent peptidase has translation MISNLIALLPEDKYELVFGDYIGMLILITPLLSLFLFFSFYVIEIIYLRNYKKPLVVFANVNFYQLQESQKQILTQNFQFYKQLKPKYKRYFEHRIANFINTYEFVGRDISVTEEMKVTIAGTAIMLTFGMRDYLNPLFKRIIIFPDIYYSDQTENYHKGEFNPRLESIVFSWKHFKEGIEITNDNLNLGLHEFTHAFHIHSLKNDKATAVLFNESLQNLFKVVSNPQLKEQLITSGFLRDYAYENQFEFVAVLLEYFFESPQEFKSKFPSIFLKVKHMINYNEKYFIASEI, from the coding sequence ATGATAAGCAACTTAATTGCATTACTTCCGGAAGACAAGTATGAACTAGTATTTGGTGATTATATTGGAATGCTCATTCTAATCACACCCTTATTAAGTTTATTTTTGTTCTTTTCGTTTTATGTAATTGAAATTATTTATTTGCGAAACTATAAAAAACCTTTAGTGGTTTTTGCAAATGTAAATTTCTACCAATTACAAGAATCGCAGAAACAAATTTTGACTCAAAATTTTCAATTTTACAAGCAATTAAAGCCTAAATACAAACGTTATTTCGAACATCGAATTGCAAATTTTATTAATACTTATGAGTTTGTAGGTAGAGATATTTCGGTAACCGAGGAAATGAAAGTTACTATTGCAGGAACCGCAATTATGTTAACTTTTGGAATGCGAGATTACCTAAATCCGCTATTCAAAAGAATTATTATTTTTCCTGATATTTATTATTCTGATCAAACAGAAAATTATCACAAAGGGGAATTTAATCCAAGATTAGAGAGCATCGTTTTTTCATGGAAACATTTTAAAGAAGGTATAGAAATTACAAATGATAATTTGAATTTGGGATTACATGAGTTTACACATGCTTTTCATATTCATTCATTAAAAAACGACAAAGCAACAGCTGTTTTATTTAATGAATCGCTTCAGAATTTATTTAAAGTAGTTTCAAATCCGCAACTAAAAGAACAATTAATAACTTCAGGATTTTTACGCGACTATGCTTATGAAAATCAATTTGAATTTGTTGCGGTATTGTTAGAATATTTTTTTGAGTCTCCGCAAGAATTTAAATCTAAATTTCCAAGTATTTTTCTAAAAGTCAAGCACATGATTAATTATAATGAAAAATATTTTATTGCTTCAGAAATTTAA
- a CDS encoding GatB/YqeY domain-containing protein yields MSLEVKIMDNMKEAMKAKDSVALEALRAIKSAIILAKTEAGAGDGLSEDQEIKMLQRLVKMRKDSAEIFTAQNRPDLAEPELAQIAVIEKFLPAQLSEEEVEAVIAKIIAETGASGIASMGKVMGLASDQIGGQAEGKVISGIVKKLLV; encoded by the coding sequence ATGAGTTTAGAAGTAAAAATCATGGACAACATGAAAGAAGCTATGAAGGCAAAAGATAGCGTGGCTTTAGAAGCATTAAGAGCGATTAAATCTGCAATTATTTTAGCAAAAACGGAAGCGGGTGCTGGAGATGGATTGTCTGAAGATCAAGAAATAAAAATGTTACAGCGTTTAGTAAAAATGCGTAAGGATAGTGCTGAAATTTTCACCGCGCAAAATCGTCCAGATTTAGCAGAGCCAGAATTAGCTCAAATTGCAGTAATTGAAAAATTCTTACCTGCTCAATTATCAGAAGAAGAAGTAGAGGCTGTAATTGCTAAAATTATTGCAGAAACAGGTGCTTCAGGAATTGCTTCAATGGGAAAAGTTATGGGATTGGCTTCAGATCAAATTGGTGGACAAGCGGAAGGAAAAGTGATTTCTGGAATTGTAAAGAAATTATTAGTTTAA
- the ftsZ gene encoding cell division protein FtsZ has product MSEFGNISFDLPKNQSNVIKVIGVGGGGSNAINHMFKQGIKGVDFVVCNTDSQALQNSPVPNKIQLGVSLTEGLGAGANPEVGQQSAIESIAEIEKMLDTNTKMIFITAGMGGGTGTGAAPIIAKLAKERDILTVGIVTIPFQFEGKNRSDQALAGVDRLRKQVDSLIVINNNKLREVYGNLGYKSGYSKVDEVLATAARGIAEVISQHYIQNIDLRDAKTVLANSGTAIMGSAVASGEGKAKKAITSALDSPLLNDNKITGAKQVLLLIVSGVGEENEVSIDEISEINEYIQNEAGYSANIIMGLGEDEKLENSISVTVIATGFNIEQQAEIVNQEPKKIIHSLEDEQKIVHELLNKTVSSLPVIDPIFETPKVEEIKADIINPICDEVEEKVVFTLEEVEEPTFEIHTPVATIDLVPTSDFLKNIDVTFEIVSPNVAPTFEIITPQIREIEVKDPEFVVAKEEINFSFDLFETKAEIKQESTIVFDLTEETRSMEVKDPINVVPVTEVNQSGIIKYSLEDYLEKESELVASKPVDVVAEPLDEELNFTMKKEVEKLESNIQFDAVSPLEMSIEESLKFRAEERKRKMKEFNHKFNNSNSQIDEFEKEPAYKRMGIDITSTPNTNNQSRMSLGIDSNDDVQLRSNNSFLHDNVD; this is encoded by the coding sequence ATGTCAGAATTTGGAAACATTTCATTTGATTTACCTAAAAACCAATCTAACGTAATTAAAGTAATTGGCGTTGGTGGTGGAGGTAGTAATGCCATTAACCACATGTTTAAGCAAGGTATTAAAGGTGTTGATTTTGTAGTTTGTAATACTGATTCTCAGGCATTACAAAATAGTCCTGTACCAAATAAAATTCAGTTGGGCGTAAGTTTAACAGAAGGTTTAGGTGCTGGAGCAAACCCAGAAGTGGGACAACAATCTGCTATTGAAAGTATTGCTGAAATAGAAAAAATGTTAGATACCAATACCAAAATGATTTTCATTACTGCTGGTATGGGTGGAGGAACAGGTACTGGAGCAGCTCCTATTATTGCTAAATTAGCAAAAGAACGCGATATTTTAACAGTTGGTATTGTTACTATCCCTTTTCAATTTGAAGGTAAAAATCGTTCAGATCAAGCACTAGCTGGAGTTGACCGCCTTAGAAAGCAAGTAGATTCTTTGATAGTTATCAATAATAACAAATTGCGTGAAGTATACGGTAACTTAGGTTATAAATCTGGTTATTCTAAAGTTGATGAGGTGTTGGCAACAGCAGCTCGTGGTATTGCTGAAGTAATTTCACAGCATTATATTCAAAACATCGATTTACGTGATGCTAAAACAGTACTTGCTAATAGCGGAACAGCTATTATGGGTTCAGCAGTTGCTTCAGGTGAAGGGAAAGCAAAAAAAGCTATTACTAGTGCTTTAGATTCTCCGTTGTTAAACGACAATAAAATTACAGGAGCTAAACAAGTTTTACTTCTTATTGTTTCGGGTGTTGGTGAAGAAAATGAAGTTAGTATCGATGAAATCAGCGAAATAAACGAATATATTCAAAACGAAGCAGGATATAGCGCAAATATAATCATGGGTTTAGGCGAAGATGAAAAACTTGAAAACTCAATATCTGTTACTGTAATCGCTACAGGTTTTAATATTGAACAACAAGCTGAAATCGTTAATCAAGAGCCAAAAAAAATCATTCATTCATTAGAAGATGAACAAAAAATTGTTCACGAATTATTGAATAAAACAGTTTCTAGTTTACCTGTTATTGATCCTATATTTGAAACGCCTAAAGTTGAAGAAATTAAGGCAGATATCATTAATCCTATTTGTGATGAAGTTGAAGAGAAAGTTGTTTTTACTTTAGAAGAGGTAGAAGAGCCAACTTTTGAAATTCATACACCTGTAGCTACAATTGATTTAGTTCCTACCTCAGATTTTTTAAAAAATATTGATGTAACTTTTGAGATAGTTAGTCCAAATGTAGCACCAACTTTTGAAATCATTACACCTCAAATTAGAGAAATTGAAGTTAAAGACCCTGAGTTTGTTGTAGCAAAAGAAGAAATTAATTTTTCATTTGATTTATTTGAAACAAAAGCAGAAATTAAACAAGAAAGTACTATTGTTTTTGATTTGACAGAAGAAACGCGTTCAATGGAAGTGAAAGATCCAATTAATGTGGTTCCTGTTACTGAAGTGAATCAATCTGGAATCATCAAATATTCATTAGAAGATTATTTAGAAAAAGAAAGTGAATTAGTTGCTTCTAAACCAGTAGATGTTGTTGCTGAACCATTAGATGAAGAATTAAACTTCACGATGAAAAAAGAAGTTGAAAAACTAGAAAGCAATATTCAGTTTGATGCTGTTTCACCTCTTGAAATGTCGATTGAAGAATCGTTAAAATTTAGAGCGGAAGAACGTAAAAGAAAAATGAAAGAGTTCAATCACAAATTCAACAATAGCAATTCGCAAATTGATGAATTTGAAAAAGAACCGGCTTATAAAAGAATGGGAATTGATATTACTTCAACTCCTAACACAAATAATCAATCAAGAATGTCGTTAGGAATTGATAGTAATGATGATGTACAACTTCGTTCAAACAATTCATTTCTTCATGATAATGTGGATTAA
- the ftsA gene encoding cell division protein FtsA: protein MNKDNIAVGLDIGTTKIVAMIGKKNEYGKLEILGVGKSKSLGVHRGVVNNITQTIQSIQQAVTDAENDSGYKINDVVVGIAGQHIRSIQHSDYISRPNSEEVIGDLDIDTLIGQVHKLAMLPGEEIIHVLPQEFKIDGQAEIKEPIGMYGGRLESSFHVVVGQAASIRNLGRCVKSAGLELSGLTLEPLASADAVLSQEEKEAGVALIDIGGGTTDLAIFKDGIIRHTAVIPFGGNVITEDIKEGCSIIEKQAELLKTRFGSAWPGENKDNEIVSIPGLRGREPKEISLKNLSKIIHARVVEIIEQVYAEVKLYGHEDPKKKLIAGIVLTGGGAQLQHIKQLVEYITGMDTRIGYPNEHLAGDSDEELSSPLYATAVGLVMNSIRNNTKSATPFVEMKKEEPVVVTRPQVVIEEPIIEEEKEEPKATQPIKTETTDDKIKRSFFDKYIDKIKEFLDNAE, encoded by the coding sequence ATGAACAAAGACAACATTGCAGTAGGATTAGATATCGGTACAACTAAGATTGTAGCGATGATAGGTAAGAAGAATGAATACGGTAAGCTAGAGATTCTTGGAGTAGGAAAATCTAAAAGTTTAGGTGTTCATAGAGGAGTTGTAAATAATATTACGCAAACAATACAATCTATTCAACAAGCAGTTACGGATGCTGAAAACGATTCTGGATACAAAATTAATGATGTTGTTGTTGGTATAGCAGGACAGCACATTCGTAGTATTCAACATAGCGATTACATTAGTCGTCCTAATTCAGAAGAAGTTATTGGCGATTTAGACATAGATACTTTAATTGGGCAGGTTCATAAATTAGCGATGTTGCCAGGAGAAGAAATTATCCATGTGTTGCCACAAGAATTTAAAATTGATGGTCAGGCCGAAATTAAAGAACCTATCGGAATGTACGGCGGAAGATTAGAATCTAGTTTTCACGTAGTAGTAGGTCAGGCAGCTTCCATTAGAAATTTGGGAAGATGTGTTAAAAGTGCTGGATTAGAATTATCTGGATTAACATTAGAACCATTAGCATCTGCTGATGCAGTATTGAGTCAGGAAGAAAAAGAAGCAGGAGTTGCTTTGATAGATATAGGTGGTGGAACAACAGATTTAGCCATTTTTAAAGATGGAATCATTCGTCATACAGCAGTTATTCCTTTTGGAGGAAACGTTATTACGGAAGATATTAAAGAAGGTTGTTCAATCATCGAAAAACAAGCCGAGTTATTAAAAACTCGTTTTGGTTCTGCTTGGCCAGGAGAAAATAAAGACAACGAAATTGTTTCTATTCCTGGGTTAAGAGGTAGAGAACCGAAAGAAATTTCGCTAAAAAACTTGTCAAAAATTATTCACGCTAGAGTCGTAGAAATTATTGAGCAAGTATATGCGGAAGTGAAATTATACGGGCACGAAGATCCTAAGAAAAAACTAATTGCAGGTATTGTTTTAACAGGTGGTGGAGCGCAATTGCAACACATCAAACAACTGGTAGAATACATTACAGGTATGGATACTAGAATTGGATATCCAAATGAGCATTTAGCAGGAGATTCAGACGAGGAATTGTCGAGCCCATTATACGCTACAGCGGTAGGTTTAGTAATGAATAGTATTCGAAACAATACAAAAAGTGCTACTCCGTTTGTAGAAATGAAAAAAGAAGAGCCAGTTGTGGTGACTCGTCCTCAGGTTGTAATTGAAGAGCCAATTATTGAGGAAGAAAAAGAGGAACCAAAAGCAACTCAACCTATCAAAACAGAAACAACCGATGATAAAATCAAACGTTCGTTTTTTGATAAGTACATTGATAAGATTAAAGAATTTTTAGATAACGCAGAATAA
- a CDS encoding cell division protein FtsQ produces MKKINWHTVRLILVVFVMIFLFAFSLKRNSERKISKIDIKFESNENMFLTHEMVNNLLIQKFGGASTIQKDKVDLNTLEAVLDDHEMIEKAQVFSTIDGFLSTRITQKTPIVRVITDDESYYLDSKGNRMSLSENFSARVPLVTGEISERNCKPFLFLFNEIKKDDFLSKNITGAQIMTSGNVVLTNRSYDYKIVFGKPINVEKKLKNYKAFFQHAIKDTVIKSYKEVNVMFTQQVVCKK; encoded by the coding sequence ATGAAAAAAATTAATTGGCATACTGTTCGCTTAATTTTAGTCGTTTTTGTGATGATTTTTCTGTTTGCTTTTTCGTTAAAAAGGAATAGTGAGCGTAAAATCAGCAAGATAGATATCAAATTTGAGTCAAACGAAAATATGTTTTTAACACATGAAATGGTTAATAACTTGTTAATACAAAAATTTGGAGGTGCTTCAACTATTCAAAAAGATAAAGTAGATTTGAATACTTTAGAAGCTGTTCTCGATGATCACGAGATGATTGAAAAAGCACAAGTTTTTTCAACAATAGATGGATTTCTAAGTACGCGTATTACTCAAAAGACCCCAATCGTAAGAGTTATTACTGATGATGAAAGCTATTACCTTGATTCAAAAGGGAATAGAATGTCGTTGTCTGAAAATTTTTCAGCACGAGTTCCACTAGTTACTGGTGAAATAAGTGAAAGGAATTGTAAACCGTTTTTGTTTTTGTTTAATGAAATCAAAAAAGATGATTTTTTAAGCAAAAATATTACTGGTGCACAAATTATGACTTCAGGAAATGTGGTGTTGACCAACAGAAGTTATGATTATAAAATAGTATTTGGGAAACCAATAAATGTTGAAAAAAAACTTAAGAATTATAAAGCCTTTTTTCAACATGCGATAAAGGATACAGTGATTAAAAGTTATAAAGAAGTGAACGTGATGTTTACACAACAAGTGGTTTGTAAGAAATAG
- the murC gene encoding UDP-N-acetylmuramate--L-alanine ligase: protein MNLNQIHNVYFIGIGGIGMSALARYFQYIGKKVVGYDKTPTQLTDELQAIGLEIHFEDNINLIPSDFYVENTLVIVTPAVPVSHSEWNYFVEREYNIKKRAEVLGIITKDTYCFAVAGTHGKTTTSSILGHVLYESGVDVTAFLGGIVENYNSNLIGSGKTVTVVEADEFDRSFLHLHPNVSCVTSMDADHLDIYGDAASIEESFREFAAKTSSDNLYVIKGLRLEGNTIGVNNDADFSAQNIRIENGFYAFDVKTPTEVVENVKFGLPGHHNLTNALLAFAMAKSYGVSNEKIIAGLASFKGVRRRFSFQIREEKLVYIDDYAHHPTEIKAVHQAVRELYPGKKIIAAFQPHLFSRTKDFVDGFAESLSQFDEILLLEIYPARELPMEGVNSTWLLSKINNPNKKLVSKEELFTAFEISDAEVFITIGAGDIGELVKNIKKTLHEKN, encoded by the coding sequence ATGAATCTAAATCAAATACATAACGTTTATTTCATCGGAATCGGAGGCATCGGAATGAGTGCTCTAGCGCGCTATTTTCAATACATTGGAAAAAAAGTAGTGGGTTATGATAAAACACCTACGCAGTTAACAGATGAATTGCAAGCTATCGGTTTAGAAATTCATTTTGAAGACAATATCAATTTAATTCCTTCTGATTTTTATGTAGAAAATACATTAGTAATCGTAACGCCTGCCGTTCCAGTTTCGCATTCAGAATGGAATTATTTTGTTGAAAGAGAATACAATATAAAAAAACGCGCTGAAGTTTTAGGAATTATTACGAAAGATACCTACTGTTTTGCGGTTGCAGGAACGCATGGAAAAACAACAACATCAAGTATTTTAGGGCATGTTTTATATGAAAGTGGAGTTGATGTAACAGCTTTTTTAGGCGGAATAGTTGAAAACTATAATTCTAATTTAATCGGCTCAGGAAAAACCGTTACGGTAGTTGAAGCGGATGAGTTTGATCGCTCGTTCTTGCATTTACATCCCAATGTTTCTTGCGTAACTTCAATGGATGCAGATCATTTAGATATTTATGGAGATGCTGCAAGTATTGAAGAATCGTTCAGAGAATTTGCAGCTAAAACATCAAGTGATAATTTATACGTAATCAAAGGATTGCGATTAGAAGGAAATACGATTGGAGTTAACAATGATGCTGATTTTTCAGCTCAAAACATCCGCATTGAAAATGGTTTTTATGCGTTTGATGTTAAAACGCCTACTGAAGTAGTTGAAAATGTAAAATTTGGTTTGCCAGGTCATCATAATTTGACTAACGCACTATTGGCTTTTGCAATGGCAAAATCTTACGGTGTTTCCAATGAGAAAATCATTGCTGGTTTAGCAAGTTTTAAAGGAGTAAGAAGACGTTTTTCCTTCCAAATTAGAGAAGAAAAATTGGTTTATATAGATGATTATGCACATCATCCAACCGAAATTAAGGCAGTGCATCAAGCGGTTCGTGAATTATATCCGGGTAAAAAAATCATTGCTGCTTTTCAACCACATTTGTTTAGTAGAACGAAAGATTTTGTAGATGGTTTTGCAGAAAGTTTAAGCCAATTCGACGAGATTTTATTATTGGAAATTTATCCAGCTCGCGAGTTGCCAATGGAAGGGGTAAATTCGACCTGGTTGTTGAGTAAAATTAACAATCCAAATAAAAAATTAGTTAGTAAAGAAGAGTTGTTCACGGCTTTTGAAATTTCAGATGCGGAAGTGTTTATAACTATTGGTGCAGGGGATATTGGTGAGTTGGTAAAAAATATTAAAAAAACGCTCCATGAAAAAAATTAA
- the murG gene encoding undecaprenyldiphospho-muramoylpentapeptide beta-N-acetylglucosaminyltransferase gives MKKPRFIISGGGTGGHIYPAVAIANELKFRFPEAEFLFVGAKDKMEMQKVPQEGYAIKGLWIAGIQRKITLDNAMFPLKLTSSLLNSFKIIKNFKPDVVIGTGGFASGAVLKVASMLGIPTVIQEQNSYPGITNKLLAKKANKICVAYENLERFFPKDKMILTGNPVRQDLINEASKSEAIAYFKLDANKKTLLVLGGSLGARRINQLIEKELDFLLSQNIQIIWQCGKLYLNDYSKYNEKDNVQVVAFIDKMDLVYAAADVVISRSGASSVSELCIVGKPTIFIPSPNVAEDHQTKNAKAISDKNGAILIKESELETQFETIFSDLISNESKQLELSQNIKKLAKPNATKDIVEEIMKLV, from the coding sequence ATGAAAAAACCAAGATTCATAATAAGTGGCGGCGGAACTGGCGGACATATTTATCCGGCAGTTGCAATTGCAAACGAATTAAAATTTCGTTTTCCAGAAGCAGAGTTCCTTTTTGTAGGTGCCAAAGATAAAATGGAAATGCAAAAAGTACCTCAGGAAGGTTATGCTATCAAAGGATTGTGGATTGCAGGAATTCAACGAAAAATAACTTTAGATAACGCAATGTTTCCATTGAAGTTGACTTCAAGTTTGTTGAATTCGTTTAAAATAATCAAAAATTTCAAACCCGATGTGGTAATCGGAACTGGTGGTTTTGCAAGTGGAGCGGTGTTGAAAGTAGCGTCAATGTTGGGTATTCCAACGGTTATTCAGGAGCAAAATTCCTATCCAGGAATCACAAATAAATTATTAGCTAAAAAAGCGAATAAAATTTGTGTGGCTTATGAAAATTTAGAACGTTTTTTTCCAAAAGATAAAATGATTTTGACAGGAAATCCAGTACGTCAAGATTTAATTAACGAAGCGAGTAAAAGTGAAGCTATTGCTTATTTTAAACTAGACGCGAATAAAAAGACACTGTTAGTTTTAGGAGGAAGTTTAGGCGCCAGAAGAATCAATCAATTAATTGAAAAAGAATTAGATTTTTTATTGAGTCAAAACATCCAAATCATTTGGCAATGCGGAAAATTATATTTGAACGATTACTCAAAATACAATGAGAAAGACAACGTTCAAGTAGTAGCGTTTATTGATAAAATGGATTTGGTTTATGCTGCTGCCGATGTTGTGATTTCTCGTTCAGGTGCTTCATCCGTTTCGGAATTATGTATTGTTGGAAAACCAACGATTTTTATTCCATCACCAAACGTAGCTGAAGATCATCAAACTAAAAATGCGAAAGCAATTTCAGATAAAAACGGAGCAATCTTAATTAAAGAATCCGAATTAGAAACTCAATTTGAAACGATTTTTTCCGATTTAATTTCAAATGAAAGCAAGCAACTAGAATTAAGTCAAAACATAAAGAAATTAGCCAAACCAAACGCAACTAAAGATATTGTTGAAGAGATAATGAAATTAGTGTAA
- a CDS encoding FtsW/RodA/SpoVE family cell cycle protein — protein MFDIIGKIRGDKTIWAIVFLLALVSFLPVYSASTNLVYVIGKGTTIGYLFKHFVHVMLGFGIIFFIHKTPYHYFKAFSIFGIPLVILLLVYTLFKGTVIDGANASRWIQIPFIGIGFQTSTLAFIVLMIYVARYLAKVSDKEYSFKDSLLELWAPVFAILALVLPANFSTTALIFSMVCMLVFIGQYPMRYLGIIIGAGIVSLTMFVLVAKAFPDAMPNRVDTWMNRVDSFFDDTPNEDDYQIEKAKIAVASGKIYGLGPGKSVQKNFLPQSSSDFIFAIIVEEYGLVGALGIIGLYLLLFIRFIINAQKASSLFGKLLIIGLGFPIIFQAFINMGVAVELLPVTGQPLPLISSGGTSIWMTCIAIGIILSVTKKEEEVALDLEEKRKRDEALQQIIDAQVALNEEKEADENQQKINDIKSSIRESLIEDENGDVLVNGQNPMNAVLNKK, from the coding sequence ATGTTCGATATCATTGGTAAAATAAGAGGAGATAAAACCATTTGGGCCATAGTTTTTCTATTGGCTTTGGTTTCTTTTTTGCCAGTTTATAGTGCGAGTACCAATTTAGTTTATGTTATAGGAAAAGGAACTACAATTGGTTATTTGTTTAAGCATTTTGTACATGTAATGTTAGGTTTCGGAATTATATTTTTTATTCACAAAACACCCTACCATTACTTTAAAGCATTTTCTATATTTGGAATTCCATTAGTAATATTGTTGTTAGTTTATACATTATTCAAAGGTACTGTTATTGACGGAGCTAATGCCAGTCGTTGGATTCAAATTCCTTTTATTGGTATTGGTTTTCAAACTTCTACGCTAGCATTTATTGTATTAATGATTTATGTAGCACGTTATTTAGCTAAAGTAAGCGATAAAGAATATTCGTTTAAAGATTCGTTGTTGGAATTATGGGCGCCTGTTTTTGCTATTTTAGCATTAGTCCTTCCGGCTAACTTTTCTACTACAGCTTTGATTTTTTCAATGGTGTGTATGTTGGTTTTTATTGGACAATATCCCATGCGATATCTAGGAATTATAATTGGTGCTGGTATTGTAAGTTTGACGATGTTTGTTTTGGTGGCTAAGGCTTTTCCAGATGCGATGCCTAATCGTGTGGATACTTGGATGAATCGTGTAGATAGTTTTTTTGATGATACACCAAACGAAGATGATTATCAAATTGAAAAAGCAAAAATTGCAGTAGCATCCGGAAAAATTTACGGATTGGGTCCTGGAAAAAGTGTACAAAAGAACTTTTTACCACAGTCTTCTTCCGATTTTATTTTCGCAATTATTGTGGAAGAATATGGGTTAGTTGGTGCTTTAGGAATTATCGGATTGTATTTGTTATTGTTCATTCGTTTTATTATAAATGCTCAAAAAGCTTCTAGTTTGTTTGGGAAATTATTAATCATCGGACTCGGATTTCCAATCATATTTCAAGCATTTATTAACATGGGAGTTGCTGTGGAATTATTGCCAGTAACCGGTCAGCCATTGCCATTGATTAGTAGTGGAGGAACTTCGATTTGGATGACCTGTATCGCTATTGGAATTATTTTAAGCGTTACGAAGAAAGAAGAAGAAGTCGCTTTAGATTTAGAAGAAAAACGCAAACGAGATGAAGCATTACAACAAATTATTGATGCGCAAGTAGCATTGAATGAAGAAAAAGAAGCCGATGAAAATCAGCAAAAAATAAATGATATTAAAAGTTCTATCAGAGAATCTTTGATTGAAGACGAAAATGGAGATGTGTTAGTAAACGGACAAAATCCAATGAACGCAGTTTTAAATAAAAAGTAA